A genomic segment from Thermococcus sp. LS1 encodes:
- a CDS encoding deoxyhypusine synthase — protein sequence MTEPKDIVLKESEEIEGTPIKGPWLDEVRSLEEVIDYYHRIGFQATHLGRAIEIWKKVEEKRASGEAVRVFLGYTSNIVSSGLRELIAWLVKEGKVDVIVTTAGGVEEDFIKALKPFILGDWYVNDAEMREKGINRIGNIFVPNDRYIEFEKYMIPFFERVLEMEKERGKPLTASEFIYEMGRFMDEKLGKEKERSIIYWAYKRNVPIFCPAITDGSIGDMLYFFKEERGDRELIIDVANDIVRLNNLAVTAKETASIILGGSLPKHAIINANLFRGGTDYAIYITTAIPWDGSLSGAPPSEGVSWGKIRAKADYVEIWADATLVFPVLVWKVMRR from the coding sequence ATGACCGAGCCAAAAGATATAGTCCTCAAGGAATCGGAAGAGATTGAGGGAACGCCCATCAAGGGGCCGTGGCTGGATGAAGTGAGGAGCCTTGAAGAGGTCATCGATTACTATCACCGCATAGGCTTCCAAGCAACGCACCTTGGAAGGGCCATCGAAATATGGAAAAAGGTGGAGGAAAAGCGCGCCAGCGGCGAAGCGGTCAGGGTCTTCCTCGGCTACACTTCCAACATAGTCTCTTCTGGCCTCAGAGAGCTGATAGCATGGCTAGTCAAGGAGGGCAAGGTGGACGTCATCGTAACAACGGCTGGCGGCGTTGAGGAGGACTTCATAAAGGCCCTAAAGCCATTCATTCTGGGCGACTGGTACGTCAACGACGCGGAGATGAGAGAGAAGGGCATAAACAGAATAGGCAACATCTTCGTGCCCAACGACAGGTACATTGAATTCGAGAAGTACATGATACCCTTCTTTGAACGGGTTCTTGAGATGGAAAAGGAGCGCGGGAAGCCGCTGACGGCGAGCGAGTTCATCTACGAGATGGGCCGCTTCATGGACGAAAAGCTCGGGAAGGAGAAGGAGCGTTCGATAATCTACTGGGCCTACAAGCGGAACGTCCCGATATTCTGCCCTGCTATAACCGACGGCTCAATAGGGGACATGCTCTACTTCTTCAAGGAGGAGCGCGGAGACAGGGAGCTTATCATAGACGTAGCCAACGACATCGTGAGGCTCAACAACCTGGCTGTCACGGCGAAGGAGACGGCCTCGATAATCCTTGGAGGTTCTCTGCCGAAGCATGCAATAATAAACGCCAACCTCTTCAGAGGAGGAACGGACTACGCGATATACATCACCACTGCCATCCCCTGGGACGGCTCGCTTAGCGGCGCGCCGCCGAGCGAAGGAGTGAGCTGGGGCAAGATAAGGGCAAAAGCTGATTACGTCGAGATATGGGCCGATGCGACGCTCGTCTTCCCGGTGCTGGTGTGGAAGGTTATGAGGCGTTGA
- a CDS encoding FAD-dependent oxidoreductase — MRFYICGEREEAKPFKIGIIGAGPAGLAAAGYLACRGYEVHVYDKMPEGGGMVAFGIPEARIPIRAVREGVEALERLGVHFHFRTKVVYDSPKELGDEWAEHFVSIEKLLSEFDALIIATGAWKPRKLKVPGVELPGVYDALSLLHSIKMARIGYYSWERIPDLKGKHLVVIGAGYTAVDVAMEGRLLGAEKITMVYRRSLEHSYAKAEIRKLIAEGVEFVEHATPARILGEEKVEGVEFAKTKIVGGNVVTTDEHFVIDADVVAYAIGQLPTSPIKEIVCASEKVLEEAGIFFAGDVITPRNIGTAIREGRAVAERIEEWLLRKAPRRVFPVAMTGRLIAEVLSGKC; from the coding sequence GTGAGGTTCTACATCTGCGGGGAGAGAGAAGAAGCTAAGCCTTTTAAAATAGGGATTATCGGAGCGGGACCTGCAGGCCTGGCCGCCGCGGGTTATCTGGCGTGCAGGGGTTATGAAGTTCACGTCTATGACAAGATGCCTGAGGGCGGTGGAATGGTGGCCTTTGGCATTCCCGAGGCAAGAATTCCAATAAGGGCTGTCAGAGAGGGCGTCGAGGCTCTTGAGCGGCTGGGCGTCCACTTCCACTTCAGAACGAAGGTGGTCTATGATTCCCCAAAGGAGCTCGGCGACGAGTGGGCCGAGCACTTCGTTTCGATTGAGAAGCTTTTGAGCGAGTTCGATGCTCTCATAATAGCGACCGGTGCTTGGAAGCCGAGAAAGCTGAAGGTTCCCGGTGTTGAGCTTCCCGGAGTTTACGATGCCCTCAGCCTGCTCCACAGCATAAAGATGGCCCGCATAGGCTATTACTCCTGGGAAAGAATCCCTGACCTTAAGGGGAAGCATCTCGTAGTGATCGGAGCCGGCTACACAGCAGTTGATGTCGCCATGGAGGGTCGTCTTCTGGGTGCGGAAAAAATAACCATGGTCTACCGCCGCTCTCTCGAGCACAGCTACGCTAAGGCCGAGATAAGAAAGCTCATCGCAGAGGGCGTCGAGTTCGTAGAGCACGCGACTCCCGCCAGGATACTAGGGGAAGAGAAAGTGGAGGGCGTTGAATTCGCTAAAACAAAGATAGTCGGGGGAAACGTCGTGACGACGGACGAGCACTTTGTCATAGACGCAGACGTCGTTGCCTATGCCATCGGCCAGTTGCCCACGAGTCCAATAAAGGAAATCGTCTGCGCCAGCGAAAAGGTGCTGGAGGAGGCGGGAATATTCTTCGCCGGTGACGTCATAACTCCAAGGAACATAGGCACCGCCATAAGAGAGGGAAGAGCCGTCGCTGAGAGGATAGAGGAGTGGCTCCTGAGGAAGGCACCGCGCAGGGTCTTTCCCGTTGCTATGACCGGCAGGCTCATAGCGGAGGTCCTCAGCGGTAAGTGCTGA
- a CDS encoding SDR family oxidoreductase, with product MSVEIDLKGLGVIVTASSRGIGFNVARELLKRNARVVISSRSEENLKKALDELSPFGEVYAVKTNLCDQRSLENLVKESRELLGGIDALVWNAGNVRCEPCLLHEAGYDDWVEAAKLHAVAPGYLTTLLVQTWLEGKRKGVLVYLNSVSIKEPMPPLVLADVTRAGLVQLAKSVSRTYGKHGIRAYSVLLGSFDTPGARENLKAVAESRGETFEETWEREVLGRTPLHRTGRWDELGSLVAFLLSDEAEYMLGSTVVIDGAMTRGISL from the coding sequence ATGAGCGTGGAGATAGACCTCAAGGGCCTGGGTGTGATAGTCACGGCTTCATCACGCGGAATAGGGTTCAACGTGGCGCGGGAACTGTTGAAGAGGAACGCGAGAGTCGTTATAAGCTCACGGAGCGAGGAGAACCTGAAGAAAGCCCTCGACGAGCTCTCCCCCTTCGGAGAAGTCTACGCAGTTAAGACTAACCTCTGCGACCAGCGGAGCCTAGAGAACCTCGTCAAGGAGTCCCGGGAGCTTTTGGGTGGAATTGATGCCCTCGTCTGGAATGCCGGAAACGTCCGCTGCGAGCCGTGCCTCCTCCACGAGGCGGGCTATGATGACTGGGTTGAGGCCGCGAAGCTCCACGCAGTTGCCCCAGGCTACCTGACGACCCTCCTCGTCCAGACGTGGCTTGAAGGGAAAAGGAAGGGAGTCCTAGTTTACCTCAACTCTGTCTCGATAAAGGAGCCAATGCCGCCGCTGGTTCTGGCGGACGTTACGAGGGCCGGCCTGGTTCAGCTGGCGAAGAGCGTTTCAAGAACCTACGGAAAGCACGGAATAAGGGCCTACAGCGTTCTGCTCGGCAGCTTTGATACGCCTGGCGCACGGGAGAACCTCAAGGCCGTTGCCGAGTCGAGGGGCGAGACCTTTGAGGAGACCTGGGAGCGGGAAGTGCTGGGCAGAACACCCCTCCACAGAACCGGCAGATGGGACGAGTTAGGTTCGCTGGTGGCTTTTCTCCTGAGCGATGAGGCAGAGTACATGCTCGGCTCGACGGTGGTCATAGACGGCGCGATGACGAGGGGGATAAGCCTTTAA
- a CDS encoding isochorismatase family protein, which translates to MKEDYFTEDFILEMRERYFRQRKWEKIRPFKRVAVLAIDLQRHFLSEESKAYLPSTRRFVPRLVGFYGEASRLGVPIIFTRHYHEKDIMAHWWGDEMKRDDPMNELLGEFRPFAETVIEKSTYNAFYGTELEGILRKLHVETIIVTGVMTHLCCETTAREAFVRGFKVVFPVDGTLTQNRFFHEATLRNLSHGFAVTPLLSEVLEWLSSE; encoded by the coding sequence ATGAAGGAGGACTACTTCACCGAGGACTTTATATTGGAGATGAGGGAGCGGTACTTCAGGCAGAGAAAGTGGGAGAAGATACGGCCCTTCAAGAGGGTCGCCGTTCTCGCGATAGACCTTCAGCGCCACTTCCTGAGCGAGGAAAGTAAAGCCTATCTCCCTTCGACCAGACGCTTCGTTCCGAGGCTGGTAGGGTTCTATGGAGAAGCTTCGAGGCTCGGAGTCCCGATAATCTTCACGCGCCACTACCACGAAAAAGACATAATGGCCCACTGGTGGGGCGACGAGATGAAAAGGGACGACCCGATGAACGAGCTCCTCGGGGAGTTCAGGCCCTTTGCCGAAACCGTAATCGAGAAGAGCACCTACAATGCCTTCTACGGAACCGAACTTGAAGGCATTCTAAGAAAACTCCACGTGGAGACCATAATCGTCACCGGCGTCATGACCCACCTCTGCTGCGAGACGACCGCCCGGGAGGCCTTCGTGAGGGGCTTTAAGGTGGTATTTCCCGTTGACGGAACACTGACCCAGAACAGGTTCTTCCACGAGGCGACGCTTAGAAACCTTTCCCACGGCTTCGCGGTTACGCCGCTTCTCTCGGAGGTGTTAGAATGGCTCTCGTCGGAATAA
- a CDS encoding NAD(P)/FAD-dependent oxidoreductase: protein MALVGIIGAGIGGIATAVQLKRYGIESVIFERDRIGGLIRNAYSVENTMFFPDGIKGERVVEILEEYVKKYDLKILYEEVKAVRKTGELFEVETDKGTYRFKYLVVATGTRPRKLPFEGIVYHVAEVPKKHYGRVLIIGGGDVAFDYAMTLSEMSDEVIILMRSEPKALPYLQKLVSERPNITTLRGQLRKIERREKLLAKTSAGDFEVDLVLGAIGRVPNVELVEGIEDDNLLLVGDVKNGIYRQTALSIADGIKTAMIIWRRERYGDTE from the coding sequence ATGGCTCTCGTCGGAATAATCGGGGCTGGAATCGGCGGCATAGCGACGGCCGTCCAGCTCAAGCGCTACGGCATTGAAAGCGTAATCTTCGAGCGCGACCGAATCGGGGGGCTGATAAGGAACGCCTACTCCGTGGAGAACACCATGTTCTTTCCCGACGGAATCAAAGGCGAGAGGGTCGTCGAAATTCTTGAGGAGTACGTAAAAAAATACGACCTGAAAATCCTCTACGAGGAAGTCAAGGCCGTGAGAAAGACCGGCGAGCTGTTTGAGGTCGAAACGGACAAAGGAACTTACCGCTTCAAATACCTCGTGGTCGCGACGGGGACGAGACCGAGAAAGCTTCCCTTCGAGGGGATAGTCTACCACGTCGCTGAAGTTCCAAAGAAGCACTATGGGCGGGTTCTCATCATCGGCGGCGGCGATGTGGCCTTTGACTACGCCATGACCCTGAGCGAGATGAGCGATGAGGTAATAATTCTCATGAGGAGCGAGCCCAAAGCATTACCTTATCTCCAGAAGCTCGTCTCCGAGAGGCCGAACATAACAACTCTCCGGGGACAGCTCCGGAAAATCGAGCGGAGAGAAAAGCTTTTAGCCAAGACCAGCGCTGGCGATTTTGAGGTTGATTTGGTGCTCGGCGCGATAGGCAGGGTTCCCAACGTCGAGCTCGTCGAAGGGATTGAGGACGATAACCTTCTCCTCGTCGGCGACGTGAAGAACGGGATTTACAGGCAGACCGCCCTGAGCATAGCCGACGGCATAAAGACCGCCATGATCATATGGAGGAGGGAAAGATATGGAGATACTGAGTGA
- a CDS encoding radical SAM protein: protein MEILSEVGDPNVAVVYIGKTSKDNIVEFVESVPTYNPQEKWVLIVSSLNGCPVGCKMCDAGFFYKGRLTVDELLEQIEYPVSKRWNGKPKTRKFKVQFARMGEPSFNMAVIEAMRILGERYENFHPSLSTVAPIGTDKFFEALLELKKEMFPTNFQLQFSIHSTNPEQRDEIIPIRKWDFERIAEYGKAFYDEGGKKITLNFALARENEADAEVIAEYFPKEYFLIKITPLNPTVSVLKNKLTNDVDLETGLPMKHRKFVDDLKRLGYDVIISVGDTRENLIGSNCGQYILRFLKERPELREAYTFARGFDFSLS from the coding sequence ATGGAGATACTGAGTGAGGTTGGAGACCCGAACGTTGCGGTCGTTTACATCGGGAAAACTTCGAAGGACAACATAGTGGAGTTTGTGGAGTCGGTTCCGACCTACAATCCGCAAGAAAAGTGGGTGCTCATAGTTTCATCGCTCAACGGCTGCCCCGTGGGCTGTAAGATGTGCGACGCTGGCTTCTTCTACAAGGGCAGACTTACAGTGGATGAGCTCCTCGAGCAGATTGAGTATCCGGTAAGCAAGCGCTGGAACGGGAAGCCGAAAACCAGGAAGTTCAAGGTGCAGTTCGCGCGCATGGGCGAGCCAAGCTTCAACATGGCGGTGATAGAGGCGATGCGCATTTTGGGCGAGCGCTACGAGAATTTCCACCCATCACTCTCCACCGTTGCCCCGATAGGAACCGATAAGTTCTTCGAGGCCCTCCTCGAGCTCAAGAAGGAAATGTTTCCAACCAACTTCCAGCTCCAGTTCTCGATACACTCGACCAACCCGGAGCAGAGGGACGAGATAATCCCGATAAGGAAGTGGGACTTCGAGAGGATAGCCGAGTACGGGAAGGCCTTCTACGACGAGGGCGGCAAGAAGATTACGCTCAACTTCGCCTTAGCGAGGGAGAACGAGGCCGATGCAGAGGTCATAGCCGAGTACTTCCCGAAGGAATACTTCCTCATCAAGATAACGCCGCTCAACCCGACGGTGAGCGTGCTAAAGAATAAGCTCACCAACGACGTTGACCTTGAGACGGGCCTTCCGATGAAGCACAGGAAGTTCGTGGACGATTTAAAGAGGCTCGGCTACGACGTCATTATATCGGTCGGCGACACGCGCGAGAATCTCATCGGCTCGAACTGCGGCCAGTACATCCTCCGCTTCCTCAAGGAGAGGCCAGAGCTTAGAGAAGCCTACACCTTCGCGAGGGGGTTTGACTTTAGTTTGAGCTGA
- a CDS encoding amidohydrolase — translation MKAVKATLLYDGLGNLEKDVYVVFDKEIIEVTKEKPKEAEIIAEGVVTPAFIDGHSHIGMGRYGEPYQEGETNEQMDAVLPLVDALYSIYMDDKAFKHSIEFGVLYSSVLPGSGNIIGGRAVLIKNYGRDIEDAFMKYVGVKAAFGYNPRSTTNWKGTRPSTRMGAIGILLDWLIKTQKTIALLEKGKKEPEEIEPTVEALIPVLKGEVPLRVHVHKEDDIAALLMIKRKFGLKITIEHACDVHSRETFEKIKKEGVPLVYGPFDSLPYKVELKHEDWKNARYLLEVKPLFGLMSDHPVTLQANLYLQLRHFIRLGMSKEEAIKIITHNNAKILGVDDKLGSIEKGKWASLVVWNGDPFHMENYPTHVFAEGELIHEVDW, via the coding sequence ATGAAGGCCGTTAAAGCCACCCTTCTCTACGATGGTCTTGGCAACCTTGAGAAAGACGTTTACGTCGTGTTTGACAAGGAAATAATCGAGGTAACGAAGGAGAAACCGAAGGAAGCGGAGATAATAGCAGAGGGCGTTGTAACCCCTGCGTTCATCGATGGCCACAGCCACATAGGAATGGGCCGCTACGGCGAGCCCTACCAGGAAGGCGAGACCAACGAGCAGATGGATGCAGTCCTTCCACTCGTTGATGCGCTCTACTCCATCTACATGGACGACAAGGCCTTCAAGCACTCGATTGAGTTTGGCGTTCTGTATTCGTCCGTCCTGCCTGGCAGCGGGAACATCATCGGTGGAAGGGCCGTTCTCATCAAGAACTACGGCAGAGACATAGAGGATGCCTTCATGAAATATGTCGGTGTCAAAGCTGCCTTCGGCTACAACCCGCGCTCGACCACGAACTGGAAGGGAACAAGACCAAGCACGAGGATGGGTGCCATAGGTATTCTCCTTGACTGGCTCATAAAGACGCAGAAGACGATAGCTTTGCTTGAGAAGGGCAAGAAAGAACCGGAGGAGATAGAGCCAACGGTTGAGGCACTAATCCCTGTCCTTAAAGGAGAGGTTCCACTCAGGGTTCATGTTCATAAAGAGGACGACATTGCGGCGCTGCTCATGATAAAGCGCAAGTTTGGGCTTAAGATAACCATCGAGCACGCCTGCGACGTCCACAGCAGGGAAACCTTCGAGAAGATAAAGAAAGAAGGCGTGCCACTCGTCTACGGCCCCTTTGATTCTCTGCCCTACAAGGTCGAGCTGAAGCACGAGGACTGGAAGAACGCCAGATACCTGCTCGAGGTCAAGCCGCTCTTTGGACTGATGAGCGACCACCCAGTTACGCTCCAGGCCAACCTCTACCTCCAGCTCAGGCACTTCATAAGGCTCGGCATGAGCAAGGAAGAGGCGATAAAGATCATAACCCACAACAACGCGAAAATCCTCGGCGTTGACGACAAGCTCGGAAGCATAGAGAAGGGCAAGTGGGCCTCGCTGGTGGTCTGGAACGGCGATCCGTTCCACATGGAGAACTACCCGACGCACGTCTTCGCGGAGGGAGAGCTGATTCACGAGGTAGATTGGTGA
- the htpX gene encoding zinc metalloprotease HtpX gives MGLELWLRTGLLMAVLTGLLMAIGYLIGGTSLMFVMFMFSLVMNFISYWYSDRIVLAWYRARIVDEEEAPELYAIVRSLAERAGLPVPRIAIIPSETPNAFATGRNPKHAVVAVTTGLLRILNRDELEGVIAHELTHIKNRDILIGTIAAALAGAIVQLAYWARWIAIFGGFGNDRDRDNVITALLIAVLAPIAAMLVQAAVSRSREYLADEGGAKISGKPHALASALLKIEQAVYYKPMREGNPATAHMFIVNPFKGTSLASLFSTHPPTEKRIERLRKIAEEMGIYF, from the coding sequence ATGGGGCTCGAACTGTGGCTCAGAACCGGCCTGCTGATGGCCGTGCTTACGGGATTACTGATGGCAATAGGCTACCTCATCGGCGGAACGAGTCTAATGTTCGTAATGTTCATGTTTTCGCTCGTCATGAACTTTATCTCCTACTGGTACAGCGACAGGATAGTGCTGGCCTGGTATCGGGCTAGAATAGTTGATGAAGAGGAAGCACCGGAACTCTACGCGATAGTCAGGAGTCTTGCCGAGAGGGCTGGACTTCCGGTGCCAAGGATTGCGATAATCCCTAGCGAGACACCGAATGCGTTCGCCACTGGAAGGAATCCCAAGCACGCGGTGGTGGCCGTTACAACTGGATTGCTCAGGATACTCAACAGGGACGAGCTTGAGGGCGTTATAGCTCATGAGCTCACTCACATCAAGAACAGGGATATCCTCATAGGCACAATAGCAGCAGCTCTGGCGGGGGCGATAGTCCAGCTTGCCTACTGGGCCAGGTGGATAGCAATATTCGGAGGCTTCGGCAACGACAGGGACAGGGACAACGTTATAACGGCCCTCCTCATCGCGGTTCTCGCACCGATAGCAGCCATGCTTGTCCAGGCCGCAGTCAGCCGCTCGAGGGAGTACCTCGCCGACGAGGGAGGGGCCAAGATAAGCGGGAAGCCCCACGCTCTGGCCAGTGCACTGCTAAAGATTGAACAGGCCGTCTACTACAAGCCAATGAGGGAAGGCAACCCTGCGACGGCCCACATGTTCATAGTCAACCCCTTCAAGGGGACGAGCCTCGCGAGCCTGTTCTCCACCCACCCGCCAACGGAGAAGAGAATAGAGAGGCTCAGGAAGATCGCGGAGGAGATGGGCATCTACTTCTGA
- the thsB gene encoding thermosome subunit beta, with amino-acid sequence MAQLSGQPVVILPEGTQRYVGRDAQRINILAARIIAETVRTTLGPKGMDKMLVDSLGDVVITNDGATILDRIDLQHPAAKMMVEVAKTQDKEAGDGTTTAVVIAGELLRKAEELLDQNIHPSIIVKGYTMAAEKAQEILENIAIKVTPDDEETLLKIAMTSITGKNAESHKELFARLAVDAVKQVAEKKNGKYVVDIDNIKIEKKAGESVEESELIRGVVIDKERVHPRMPTKVEGAKIALINEALEVKKTETDAKINITSPDQLFQFIEQEEKMLKDMVDQIAATGANVLFVQKGIDDLAQHYLAKYGILAVRRVKKSDMEKLAKATGAKVVTNVKDLTPEDLGHADLVEERKIAGESMIFVEGCKNPKAVTILIRGGTEHVIDEVERALEDAIKVVKDVMEDGAVLPAGGAGEIELSIKLDEYAKEVGGKEALAIEAFAEALKIIPKTLAENAGLDTVEMLVKVISEHKNKGKNIGIDIFEGGPADMIERGIIEPLRVKKQAIKSASEAAIMILRIDDVIAAKLSKPEGGQGGGMPDMGGMGGMDMGM; translated from the coding sequence ATGGCACAGCTTAGTGGACAGCCGGTTGTTATTCTGCCCGAGGGAACCCAGAGGTACGTTGGAAGGGACGCCCAGAGGATTAATATCCTTGCCGCGAGGATTATTGCTGAGACCGTGAGGACCACCCTCGGTCCGAAGGGTATGGACAAAATGCTTGTTGACAGCCTTGGGGATGTTGTCATTACCAACGATGGAGCCACCATTCTTGACAGGATTGATCTCCAGCACCCTGCTGCTAAGATGATGGTTGAGGTCGCCAAGACTCAGGATAAGGAGGCTGGTGATGGTACTACTACTGCTGTTGTGATTGCTGGTGAGCTTCTCAGGAAGGCTGAGGAGCTTCTTGACCAGAACATTCACCCGAGCATCATCGTCAAGGGTTACACCATGGCCGCCGAGAAGGCCCAGGAAATACTCGAGAACATCGCCATCAAGGTCACTCCCGACGACGAGGAGACCCTTCTGAAGATAGCCATGACATCAATCACAGGCAAGAACGCCGAGAGCCACAAGGAGCTCTTCGCCAGGCTCGCCGTTGATGCCGTCAAGCAGGTCGCCGAGAAGAAGAACGGCAAGTATGTCGTCGACATCGACAACATCAAGATCGAGAAGAAGGCCGGTGAGAGCGTCGAAGAGAGCGAGCTCATCCGCGGTGTGGTTATCGATAAGGAGCGCGTCCACCCGAGGATGCCTACCAAGGTTGAGGGAGCCAAGATAGCCCTCATCAACGAGGCCCTTGAGGTCAAGAAGACCGAGACCGACGCCAAGATAAACATCACCAGCCCGGACCAGCTCTTCCAGTTCATCGAGCAGGAGGAGAAGATGCTCAAGGACATGGTCGACCAGATAGCTGCCACCGGCGCAAACGTTCTCTTCGTCCAGAAGGGTATTGACGACCTTGCCCAGCACTACCTTGCCAAGTACGGTATCCTCGCCGTCAGGCGCGTCAAGAAGAGCGACATGGAGAAGCTCGCCAAGGCCACCGGAGCTAAGGTCGTTACCAACGTCAAGGACCTCACTCCGGAAGACCTCGGCCACGCCGATCTCGTTGAGGAGCGCAAGATAGCGGGCGAAAGCATGATCTTCGTTGAAGGCTGCAAGAACCCGAAGGCCGTCACCATCCTCATCCGCGGCGGTACCGAACACGTCATCGACGAGGTTGAGCGCGCCCTTGAGGACGCCATCAAGGTCGTCAAGGACGTCATGGAAGACGGAGCCGTTCTCCCGGCCGGAGGTGCCGGTGAGATTGAGCTCAGCATCAAGCTCGACGAGTACGCCAAGGAGGTCGGCGGCAAGGAGGCCCTTGCTATAGAGGCCTTCGCTGAGGCCCTCAAGATAATCCCGAAGACCCTCGCTGAGAACGCCGGTCTCGACACCGTCGAGATGCTCGTCAAGGTCATCAGCGAACACAAGAACAAGGGTAAGAACATAGGCATAGACATCTTCGAAGGCGGACCTGCTGACATGATTGAGAGGGGCATCATCGAGCCTCTCCGCGTCAAGAAGCAGGCCATCAAGAGCGCCAGTGAGGCGGCAATAATGATCCTCAGAATCGACGACGTCATCGCCGCCAAGCTCAGCAAGCCCGAAGGTGGCCAGGGCGGTGGCATGCCCGATATGGGCGGAATGGGCGGTATGGATATGGGCATGTGA
- a CDS encoding Kae1-associated kinase Bud32, translating to MELIKQGAEAKIYLAHFEELYFPWDNEKVIIKHRIPKRYRIKEIDERLRKERTVREARVLHKAKEFGVNCPYVYEVDLRDMKIVMEFIEGERLKELLESVPMEERLNLCREIGRQVGKLHEAGIVHGDLTTSNMILRDGKVYLIDFGLADFDPTLEAQGVDLHLLKRAMESTHYTWFEEGFAAVLEGYADVRGREKAEELKAKIEEIESRGRYRERSWVT from the coding sequence GTGGAGCTCATAAAACAGGGAGCGGAGGCTAAGATATACCTAGCACACTTCGAGGAGCTCTACTTTCCGTGGGACAACGAGAAGGTCATCATCAAACACCGCATTCCAAAGAGATACCGCATAAAGGAGATAGACGAGAGGCTGAGGAAAGAGCGAACCGTCCGCGAGGCAAGAGTGCTCCACAAGGCGAAGGAGTTCGGCGTCAACTGCCCCTACGTCTACGAGGTCGACCTGAGGGACATGAAAATCGTTATGGAGTTCATCGAGGGAGAGAGATTAAAGGAGCTCCTCGAGAGCGTCCCGATGGAGGAGAGGCTGAACCTTTGCCGGGAGATTGGGAGACAGGTGGGGAAGCTCCACGAGGCAGGAATAGTGCACGGTGACCTTACAACTTCAAACATGATCCTTCGAGACGGAAAGGTTTACCTCATAGACTTCGGTCTGGCCGATTTCGACCCAACGCTTGAAGCCCAGGGCGTCGACCTGCACCTGCTCAAGAGAGCCATGGAGAGCACGCACTACACCTGGTTTGAGGAGGGCTTTGCGGCCGTTCTCGAGGGCTACGCCGATGTCAGGGGCAGAGAAAAGGCGGAAGAGCTGAAGGCCAAGATAGAGGAGATAGAAAGCAGAGGCAGGTACAGGGAGAGGAGCTGGGTTACCTAA